From a single Calothrix sp. NIES-2098 genomic region:
- a CDS encoding phosphate regulon transcriptional regulator, protein MKAVYYSPNPDGTQLARAIRRLERDVLRMGALVEQSFRLSHQALFSRNLTAAEELPQLDKKIDRFYRQIESDCTTIMALQATTPQDLRCLSAFMQLVRDLERIGDYAEDLAEIAIKIFPYPPHASLPEIAVMSHHAQAMLATSLVALADLDEAGGRSVKHLDDAVDNAYERLYQTLAFQKDVPGVVEPIVLLALAIRCLERMADHATNIGQRVAYIVTGQRS, encoded by the coding sequence GTGAAAGCAGTCTATTATAGCCCCAATCCTGATGGAACCCAGCTGGCACGCGCTATTAGGCGCTTAGAGCGAGATGTATTACGTATGGGAGCTTTGGTGGAACAATCGTTTCGTCTTAGCCACCAAGCTTTATTTTCCCGCAATCTTACAGCAGCTGAGGAACTTCCGCAATTAGATAAAAAAATTGACCGCTTTTATCGACAAATTGAGTCAGACTGTACGACAATCATGGCACTGCAAGCAACTACGCCACAAGATTTGCGTTGCTTGAGTGCTTTTATGCAGCTAGTACGAGATTTAGAACGGATTGGGGATTACGCCGAAGATCTTGCGGAAATTGCCATTAAAATTTTTCCTTACCCGCCTCATGCATCGTTACCAGAGATTGCAGTCATGTCCCATCATGCTCAAGCTATGTTAGCTACTAGCTTAGTGGCTTTAGCTGATTTGGATGAAGCTGGCGGGCGCAGTGTAAAGCACTTGGATGATGCTGTCGATAATGCTTATGAGCGTCTATATCAGACTTTAGCTTTTCAAAAGGATGTTCCTGGCGTAGTGGAACCCATTGTTTTGTTAGCATTGGCTATTCGCTGTTTAGAACGCATGGCGGATCATGCCACTAATATTGGTCAACGAGTAGCATATATTGTTACTGGTCAGCGTTCCTGA
- a CDS encoding Crp/Fnr family transcriptional regulator has protein sequence MYSTSLTTESSTKLNNSIINGELPQRLFARREVIPPRNEVLWRIERGAVRTLTWSEDGTFITLGYWGPGDIIGYPLSKVKPYQIESLTSVEVSILPPHLWYQDINALVSHIQQAEELLSIVHRKPIALRLWQFLIWLSEKFGREVEDGKLLDLNLTHQEIAEVLNTTRVTVTRLLQQFEEAGQILRKKRRMILRLPNKVITK, from the coding sequence ATGTATTCTACAAGCCTGACCACAGAATCTTCTACTAAATTAAATAATTCCATAATAAACGGAGAGTTACCGCAAAGGCTATTTGCCCGTAGAGAAGTAATTCCACCTCGGAATGAAGTACTCTGGAGAATTGAGCGCGGAGCAGTTCGTACCTTAACTTGGAGTGAAGATGGAACATTTATCACTCTGGGTTATTGGGGGCCAGGCGATATCATTGGTTATCCATTATCTAAAGTTAAACCTTATCAAATTGAATCTTTAACAAGCGTGGAGGTAAGTATTTTGCCGCCACATCTTTGGTATCAAGATATCAACGCTTTAGTCTCTCACATTCAACAAGCCGAAGAATTGCTGAGTATAGTACATCGAAAACCTATTGCATTACGCTTGTGGCAATTTTTAATCTGGTTAAGTGAAAAATTTGGTCGTGAAGTAGAAGATGGCAAATTGCTTGACCTAAATTTGACTCATCAAGAAATAGCAGAAGTTTTAAATACGACAAGAGTCACTGTCACCAGACTTTTACAGCAATTTGAAGAAGCAGGTCAAATTTTGCGCAAAAAACGCCGAATGATTCTTCGCTTACCTAATAAAGTCATCACAAAATAG
- a CDS encoding S-layer region-like protein, translated as MAKVFWDLIKVGPFVVAATFLAANSTLVAEANEPVNSVAQLSQDSSSMDQVTSVSQFSDVQPTDWAFQALQSLVERYGCIAGYPNGTYRGNRALTRYEFAAGLNACLDRVNELIATATSDLVTKQDLATLQRLQEEFAAELATLRGRVDGLEARTAELEANQFSTTTKLVGEAIFSVSQAFGDTRAGGGDLVSNTVFSDRVRLNLYSSFVGKDQLQIRLQARNTISNAGVTGTNMTRLSYDGSENNSVGIDKINYAFNLSDAVRVKVDATGAEIFENVNNFNPDFASSGKGALSAYGRFSPIYRQAGNGAGITVNFLPKGPLTLSAAYFAQNQAISSPNNPAESSGLFNGSNTFFGQVAFKPSQAFNVGFSYARTYQVTPSLFQGIGSAFANNPFAGARTEANHYGIEATFQPSPQLALSGWGGYTNADSLTGADRSADAWYWAGAVALRDLGRKGNVLGVIFGQPPKITGGSGIASESGTSYHLEGLYKLNVSDNIQVTPGLLVIFNPEHNDNNNTIYVGTLRTTFSF; from the coding sequence ATGGCAAAAGTATTTTGGGATCTTATAAAGGTTGGCCCATTTGTTGTTGCTGCTACATTTTTAGCGGCTAATAGTACATTGGTAGCTGAAGCCAACGAACCTGTAAATAGTGTGGCTCAGTTGTCGCAAGACTCTAGCAGCATGGATCAAGTTACATCTGTTTCCCAGTTTTCGGATGTACAGCCCACAGACTGGGCATTTCAAGCTTTACAATCCTTGGTTGAGCGATATGGTTGTATTGCAGGTTATCCCAACGGTACTTATCGTGGAAACCGTGCTTTGACCCGTTATGAATTTGCTGCTGGTTTGAATGCTTGTTTAGACAGAGTTAACGAGCTGATTGCGACAGCTACCAGTGACTTGGTGACAAAACAAGATTTAGCTACTTTACAGCGCTTGCAAGAAGAATTTGCAGCTGAATTAGCTACTCTGCGTGGTCGTGTGGATGGTTTAGAAGCTCGTACTGCGGAATTAGAAGCTAATCAGTTCTCTACCACTACCAAGCTCGTTGGGGAAGCAATTTTTAGTGTGTCTCAGGCTTTCGGTGACACAAGAGCTGGTGGTGGTGATTTAGTTTCTAATACAGTTTTCTCCGACCGGGTTCGTTTGAACTTGTACAGTAGTTTTGTTGGTAAAGACCAGTTGCAAATTCGTTTGCAAGCACGCAATACTATCTCTAATGCTGGTGTAACTGGAACCAATATGACCCGTTTGTCTTATGACGGTAGTGAAAACAACTCTGTTGGTATTGATAAAATCAACTATGCTTTCAATCTGAGCGATGCAGTACGGGTCAAGGTTGATGCTACTGGTGCTGAGATATTTGAGAACGTTAACAACTTCAATCCTGATTTTGCTAGTTCTGGTAAAGGTGCTCTATCAGCCTATGGACGTTTCAGCCCCATCTATCGCCAAGCTGGTAACGGTGCTGGTATAACTGTGAACTTCCTTCCTAAAGGCCCTTTGACATTGAGTGCAGCTTATTTCGCTCAAAATCAAGCAATAAGTAGTCCTAATAATCCAGCTGAAAGTAGCGGTTTATTTAATGGTAGTAATACTTTTTTTGGTCAGGTAGCTTTCAAGCCCAGCCAAGCTTTCAATGTTGGATTTAGTTATGCCCGCACCTATCAAGTCACTCCCAGCCTCTTCCAAGGGATAGGAAGTGCCTTTGCGAATAACCCTTTTGCTGGTGCTCGTACTGAAGCCAACCACTATGGTATAGAAGCTACCTTCCAACCCAGCCCTCAGTTGGCTTTGAGTGGTTGGGGTGGTTATACCAATGCTGATTCTCTCACTGGTGCTGACAGAAGTGCAGATGCTTGGTATTGGGCTGGTGCAGTAGCACTGAGAGACTTAGGTCGTAAAGGTAACGTACTTGGTGTGATTTTCGGCCAACCACCCAAAATCACTGGTGGTAGCGGTATTGCTTCAGAATCTGGTACTTCTTATCATTTAGAGGGACTTTACAAGCTGAACGTATCTGATAATATTCAGGTTACTCCTGGTTTGTTGGTAATCTTTAATCCAGAGCACAACGATAACAACAATACTATTTACGTAGGTACTCTTCGTACTACTTTCAGCTTCTAA
- a CDS encoding GtrA family protein has product MFHNQANSLLRVPTGSLQIPELPPKITDTHGEAILLSLVIPTYKERENITNIVNVLSQLLNESIPGQYELIVVDDDSPDRTWELAQSLTEQYPQLQVMRRQNERGLSSAVIRGWQVARGSILGVIDGDLQHPPEVLTQLLAQIQQGADLAVGSRHVEGGGVSSWSIVRRFLSRGAQVLGLIILPGVLGRVSDPMSGYFMVRRHAIANTTLNPVGYKILLEVIGRGKVREIAEVGYVFCERQEGESKVTWKQYVDYLHHLLRLRLSTGRLQRVSQATEQLEQLSQNIGFPIGRFLRFGLVGLSGVFVDMAILYLLSDPTTLALPLTRSKIIAGEIAIFNNFLWNDAWTFADVSMKQQEWRQRLKRFLKFNLICLAGLVLNVLVLNLVFNFLIPNRYIANLIAIAVATIWNFWVNLKLSWRVTDVK; this is encoded by the coding sequence ATGTTTCACAACCAAGCTAACTCTTTATTAAGAGTACCAACTGGGTCATTACAGATTCCAGAATTGCCTCCCAAAATTACAGATACTCATGGAGAAGCTATCCTGCTTTCCTTAGTAATTCCCACTTATAAAGAGCGCGAAAATATTACAAATATCGTTAACGTATTGAGCCAGTTGTTGAATGAGTCGATTCCCGGACAATATGAACTAATTGTAGTAGATGATGATAGTCCAGATCGCACTTGGGAATTAGCACAATCCTTGACGGAGCAATATCCTCAATTGCAGGTAATGCGACGCCAAAACGAACGGGGACTGTCCTCAGCAGTGATTCGCGGCTGGCAGGTAGCAAGAGGAAGTATCCTAGGAGTGATTGATGGAGATTTACAGCATCCACCAGAGGTATTAACGCAATTGCTGGCGCAGATTCAGCAGGGTGCGGATTTGGCTGTAGGTAGCCGTCATGTAGAAGGAGGCGGTGTCAGTAGTTGGAGTATCGTGCGGCGGTTTTTGTCCCGTGGTGCCCAAGTTTTGGGATTAATTATCTTACCAGGAGTGTTGGGGAGAGTTTCTGACCCGATGAGTGGTTATTTTATGGTGCGTCGCCATGCGATCGCCAACACAACTCTCAATCCAGTAGGATACAAAATTCTGTTAGAGGTAATTGGGCGAGGTAAAGTACGAGAAATTGCTGAAGTGGGCTATGTATTCTGCGAACGCCAAGAAGGTGAAAGCAAAGTGACATGGAAGCAATACGTAGATTATTTACATCACCTACTGCGATTGCGGCTTTCCACAGGACGTTTGCAAAGAGTTAGCCAAGCCACAGAACAGTTAGAACAGTTGAGTCAAAACATTGGTTTTCCTATTGGTCGATTTCTCCGGTTTGGATTAGTAGGACTAAGTGGGGTATTTGTGGATATGGCAATACTTTATTTACTTAGCGATCCTACAACCCTAGCCCTACCCTTGACTCGCAGCAAAATTATTGCTGGTGAAATTGCAATTTTCAATAATTTTTTGTGGAATGACGCTTGGACTTTTGCTGATGTCTCGATGAAGCAGCAAGAATGGCGTCAACGTTTGAAGCGCTTTTTGAAATTTAATTTAATTTGCTTGGCTGGATTAGTATTAAATGTGCTGGTTTTGAATTTAGTATTTAATTTCCTCATTCCCAATCGCTATATCGCCAACCTAATTGCGATCGCAGTTGCTACAATTTGGAATTTCTGGGTGAACTTGAAACTTAGCTGGCGAGTAACTGATGTTAAATAA
- a CDS encoding radical SAM domain-containing protein: MKHKTVDAILDRALLGYDISPVEGVVLLKQTDPEAIAAIQSTADKLRRIQASDTVTYVINRNINFTNICEQHCSFCAFRRDDGDDGAYWLDWAQILEKAIDGVRRGATEICMQGGLNPQAQVNGKSLPYYLKLVETIKQEFPQLHLHAFSPQEVQFIARVDGLTYAEVIAALRDAGVGSMPGTAAEVLDDEVRRVLCPEKIDTATWLEIVTTAHQLGLHTTSTMLSGHIESPEQQIGHLEKLRSLQQTAIDNGYPAKITEFILLPFVGQEAPKPLRRRVGRDQPILADSLLLTAVARIFLGNWIPNHQPSWVKLGLAGAKEALVWGCNDIGGTLMEEHITTMAGALGGTSMEVETLQKAIASLGRPYQQRDTLYQKL, translated from the coding sequence GTGAAGCATAAAACTGTTGATGCTATTCTTGACCGTGCCCTGCTGGGATACGATATATCTCCCGTAGAGGGAGTGGTATTGTTAAAACAAACAGATCCAGAGGCGATCGCTGCGATTCAAAGCACAGCTGACAAACTCCGTCGCATTCAAGCCAGCGATACAGTCACCTACGTAATCAATCGTAATATTAACTTTACTAACATCTGCGAGCAGCACTGTAGTTTTTGTGCTTTCCGTCGTGATGATGGTGATGATGGTGCTTATTGGTTAGATTGGGCGCAAATTTTGGAGAAAGCCATAGATGGAGTGCGGCGAGGGGCGACGGAAATCTGTATGCAGGGGGGATTGAACCCCCAAGCCCAGGTCAACGGTAAATCGTTGCCTTATTATCTCAAGTTGGTGGAAACCATCAAGCAAGAGTTTCCTCAATTACACTTGCACGCTTTCTCGCCCCAGGAAGTGCAATTTATTGCCAGAGTTGATGGACTGACGTATGCGGAAGTAATTGCGGCTTTGCGCGATGCTGGTGTAGGCTCAATGCCAGGAACAGCAGCTGAGGTGTTAGATGATGAAGTGCGGCGGGTACTGTGTCCCGAAAAGATTGACACGGCTACTTGGCTAGAAATTGTCACTACAGCCCATCAATTAGGCTTGCACACTACTAGCACCATGCTATCAGGGCATATTGAAAGTCCCGAACAGCAAATCGGACATTTAGAAAAATTGCGATCGCTCCAGCAAACTGCGATCGACAACGGCTATCCAGCAAAAATTACTGAGTTTATTTTATTACCCTTTGTTGGGCAAGAAGCACCTAAACCCTTACGTCGCCGTGTGGGACGCGATCAACCGATTTTAGCTGATAGCTTATTACTGACTGCTGTAGCGCGCATTTTTTTAGGTAATTGGATTCCCAATCATCAGCCGAGTTGGGTAAAACTGGGGCTGGCTGGTGCTAAAGAGGCTTTAGTTTGGGGTTGCAATGATATCGGCGGCACATTGATGGAAGAACACATTACTACAATGGCAGGAGCCTTGGGCGGGACATCAATGGAAGTAGAAACATTACAAAAAGCGATCGCTTCTTTAGGGCGACCTTACCAACAAAGAGACACTCTATATCAAAAACTTTGA
- a CDS encoding photosystem II 11 kD protein produces the protein MKRYWSRLLALVLVVAISLMGCSSPDSLTGDYRQDTLAVVQILRNVLELSEDSPNKAAVQAEARQKINDFSARYQRANSVSGLSSFTTMRTALNSLAGHYSSYPNRPVPQKLKDRLEQEFNQVEAALRRGA, from the coding sequence ATGAAGCGCTATTGGTCGCGTCTGCTTGCCCTGGTTTTAGTTGTAGCCATCAGCTTAATGGGCTGTTCTAGTCCTGACAGTTTGACAGGGGATTATCGTCAAGACACCTTAGCGGTAGTCCAAATTTTGAGAAACGTTCTAGAGTTATCAGAAGATTCACCAAATAAAGCAGCAGTTCAAGCAGAAGCGCGTCAAAAAATAAATGACTTTTCAGCTCGTTACCAACGGGCTAATTCTGTTTCCGGTCTTAGTTCCTTTACCACAATGCGAACAGCCTTAAACTCCCTCGCAGGACATTACAGTTCTTACCCAAATCGTCCTGTACCACAAAAGCTCAAAGATCGCTTAGAACAAGAGTTCAATCAGGTAGAGGCGGCGCTGAGACGCGGTGCATAA
- a CDS encoding DNA polymerase I yields MSQNSLPTTATRPTFILVDGHSLAFRSYFAFAKGRDGGLRTKTGIPTSVCFGFIKSLLEVMTTQQPQAMAIAFDLGLPTFRHEADDTYKADRPGTPEDFVPDLKNLHELLAGFNLSIFTAQGYEADDVLGTLAQIATAAGYQVKILTGDRDLFQLIDLEKQITVLNFSPDAWKRSTNGITEFGPEQVKEKLGVLPEQIVDFKALCGDKSDNIPGVKGIGEKTAVQLLTTYGSLDNIYAQLDEIKGATQKKLVEGKEDAEKSRYLARIVIDVPLEVDLEDCKLTGFDRDVLVPILEKLEFNRFLGQINELQQKFGGQVAEVSPPETQLSNDDNDGDLWFFSAADTAAAIQKPASAIQPRIINTEAKLKELVNSLQQFTNPETPVAWDTETTDLEPRDAALVGIGCCWGTEAEEIAYIPVGHKTGENLDRDLVLTALRPILESADYPKALQNAKFDRLVLRCQGVKLAGVVFDTMLASYLLNPDSSHNLSDLAQKYLGLTAKSYVDLVPKGKTIADVDIADVADYCGMDVHCTFGLVPKLREELQKIPALYQLLQKVEQPLEEVLAEMEYTGVRINSTYLKELSQQLETDLAKLEAKATEIAGEKFNLGSPKQLSHILFEKLGLSTKYSRKIQTGYSTDAATLEKLQEIDPTGFVDAIIEYRTLSKLKSTYVDALPALVRPDSHRVHTDFNQAATSTGRLSSSNPNLQNIPIRTAFSRQIRKAFLPEPGWLMVAADYSQIELRILAHLSQEPVLVQAYQQNEDIHTVTARLIFEKEDVTSDERRLAKTINFGVIYGMGSLKFSRSTGIDKAIANEFIKRFNERYAKVFAYLERVKKEAIAQGYVETILGRRRYVEFTSNSLRQLKGSDPEVIDLSKLKNLGAYDAGLLRAAANAPIQGSSADIIKIAMVKLHEVLSKYQARLLLQVHDELVFEVPPQEWEELQPQIKSVMENAVKLTVPLLVDVRAGENWMETK; encoded by the coding sequence ATGTCCCAAAATTCCCTTCCTACAACCGCAACACGCCCCACATTCATCCTTGTAGATGGACACTCGCTGGCCTTTCGTTCCTACTTTGCTTTTGCTAAGGGACGAGATGGCGGATTACGTACAAAAACGGGGATTCCGACTAGTGTCTGTTTTGGCTTTATCAAGTCTCTGTTGGAAGTCATGACAACACAACAGCCACAAGCAATGGCTATAGCCTTTGATTTAGGTTTGCCAACTTTCCGTCATGAAGCTGATGATACCTATAAAGCCGATCGCCCAGGTACACCAGAAGATTTTGTACCGGACTTAAAAAATCTTCATGAGTTGCTTGCAGGTTTCAATTTATCTATTTTCACGGCTCAAGGCTATGAAGCAGACGATGTTTTAGGGACTTTAGCACAAATCGCCACTGCTGCTGGGTATCAAGTAAAAATTCTCACAGGCGATCGCGATTTATTTCAACTCATCGACCTAGAAAAGCAAATCACTGTTCTCAATTTTAGTCCAGATGCCTGGAAACGCTCTACAAATGGCATCACAGAATTTGGCCCGGAACAAGTTAAAGAAAAGCTGGGTGTTTTACCAGAGCAAATTGTTGATTTTAAAGCTCTTTGCGGTGACAAATCAGATAATATTCCGGGTGTTAAGGGAATTGGGGAAAAAACAGCAGTACAGCTACTTACTACCTACGGTTCCTTAGATAATATTTATGCTCAATTAGATGAAATCAAAGGCGCAACTCAGAAAAAACTTGTAGAAGGGAAAGAAGATGCTGAAAAGTCACGCTACTTGGCAAGAATAGTTATCGATGTTCCTTTAGAAGTAGATTTAGAAGATTGTAAGTTAACAGGATTCGATCGAGACGTTCTCGTACCAATTTTAGAAAAATTAGAATTTAATCGTTTTTTAGGTCAAATTAACGAACTACAGCAAAAATTTGGCGGACAAGTTGCAGAAGTTTCTCCACCAGAAACACAACTCAGCAATGACGATAACGATGGCGATTTGTGGTTCTTTAGTGCTGCTGATACAGCCGCAGCTATACAAAAGCCAGCTTCCGCAATTCAACCACGCATTATTAATACTGAAGCGAAGCTCAAAGAGTTAGTCAACTCATTACAACAATTTACTAACCCAGAGACACCCGTTGCTTGGGATACGGAAACCACTGATTTAGAACCACGAGATGCTGCTTTAGTCGGAATTGGTTGCTGTTGGGGAACAGAAGCAGAGGAAATAGCTTATATTCCCGTTGGTCACAAAACTGGAGAGAATTTAGATCGAGATTTGGTACTAACAGCACTCCGTCCAATTCTCGAAAGTGCTGATTATCCTAAAGCTTTGCAAAATGCAAAGTTTGATCGTCTAGTTCTTAGATGTCAAGGCGTAAAATTGGCGGGAGTGGTATTTGATACCATGTTAGCCAGTTACCTGTTAAATCCAGATAGTAGCCATAATTTGAGCGATCTAGCGCAAAAATATTTGGGTTTAACGGCTAAAAGTTATGTAGATTTAGTTCCTAAAGGCAAAACTATTGCTGATGTAGATATTGCAGATGTAGCCGATTACTGCGGTATGGATGTCCATTGTACATTTGGATTAGTACCAAAGTTACGTGAGGAACTACAAAAAATCCCAGCTTTATATCAGCTATTGCAGAAAGTAGAACAACCGCTAGAAGAAGTTTTAGCGGAAATGGAATATACAGGTGTTCGGATTAATTCGACTTACCTTAAAGAACTTTCGCAACAGTTAGAAACAGATTTAGCAAAATTGGAAGCAAAAGCTACTGAGATAGCTGGAGAAAAATTCAATTTAGGTTCTCCCAAACAATTGAGCCATATTTTGTTTGAAAAATTAGGTTTAAGTACTAAGTATTCTCGTAAAATTCAAACCGGTTACTCTACAGATGCAGCGACATTAGAGAAACTTCAGGAAATCGATCCAACAGGTTTTGTTGATGCCATTATTGAGTACCGTACTCTATCTAAATTAAAGTCCACGTATGTGGATGCATTACCAGCATTAGTACGTCCCGATAGTCATCGAGTACATACAGATTTTAACCAAGCGGCAACATCAACTGGTAGGCTATCTTCTTCTAATCCAAATCTACAAAATATTCCGATTCGCACAGCTTTTAGTCGCCAAATTCGGAAAGCATTTTTACCCGAACCAGGCTGGTTAATGGTGGCTGCTGATTATTCGCAAATTGAGTTACGGATTTTGGCTCATTTAAGTCAAGAGCCTGTTTTAGTGCAAGCATATCAGCAGAATGAAGATATTCACACTGTAACAGCAAGGCTGATATTTGAGAAAGAAGATGTGACATCTGACGAACGGAGATTAGCAAAAACTATAAATTTTGGTGTGATTTATGGTATGGGTTCTTTGAAGTTTTCTCGTTCAACTGGTATAGATAAAGCCATTGCTAATGAATTTATTAAGCGATTTAACGAACGCTATGCAAAAGTATTTGCATATTTAGAGCGTGTCAAAAAAGAAGCGATCGCTCAAGGTTATGTAGAAACAATTCTCGGTCGTCGTCGTTATGTTGAGTTTACCAGCAATAGTTTACGCCAATTAAAAGGCAGCGATCCAGAAGTTATTGATTTGAGTAAATTAAAGAATTTAGGTGCTTACGATGCAGGTTTACTTCGTGCCGCTGCTAATGCACCAATTCAAGGTTCCAGCGCTGATATTATCAAAATTGCAATGGTAAAACTGCATGAGGTTTTGAGTAAATATCAGGCGCGATTGTTATTACAAGTTCACGATGAATTAGTGTTTGAAGTTCCGCCGCAAGAATGGGAAGAATTGCAACCACAAATTAAGTCTGTGATGGAAAATGCCGTAAAGTTAACTGTGCCTTTACTAGTGGATGTCCGTGCGGGAGAGAATTGGATGGAAACGAAGTAA